A single region of the Xenopus laevis strain J_2021 chromosome 4L, Xenopus_laevis_v10.1, whole genome shotgun sequence genome encodes:
- the LOC121403145 gene encoding lamina-associated polypeptide 2, isoforms alpha/zeta-like, whose product MRPSRSRERSREISEQREDPQLAPATKCMGCNEPPLPDKKLCQACLITASGVEANSNMGILAWIKEAVAKEISVATASTSRSPQLDFDPDPEDTFATRASEDRGSSTDEGEEVQSSFDFALIQPLIKAVRASLVLEDESQASTSSSFLPCSKPKGQTFPLHQEVMDLIKAEWDIPSKRSNMLARGNKLYPFKDDEVKDFSTLPKVDAPVLNISKSTLLPIEDQATLKDPMDKHLELDLKRLFTTAGESLKPAIANLSVAKALEVWLANVDVALREGRDRTEILEGLKELKLGSAFLVNSSVDQIRLASKSLSLSVAARRALWLRAWEADSASKVALCSLPFQGQVLFGKKMEDLISKASGGKSQLLPQKKKRQMGRPSFRGKASPRSRFVPYDRRPFRAGRETSKQDSWKAGQSGFFRMSKGKAGENSRKQL is encoded by the coding sequence ATGAGGCCATCCAGATCAAGAGAGAGATCAAGGGAGATCTCAGAACAAAGAGAGGATCCTCAGCTGGCTCCTGCTACCAAATGCATGGGATGCAATGAGCCACCATTACCCGACAAGAAACTGTGTCAAGCATGCCTTATAACTGCTTCAGGTGTCGaggcaaattcaaacatgggaatCCTAGCCTGGATAAAGGAAGCAGTGGCAAAGGAGATTAGTGTGGCCACAGCCTCTACTTCTAGAAGTCCGCAGTTGGATTTTGACCCAGATCCAGAGGACACCTTTGCAACCAGAGCATCAGAAGACCGGGGTTCATCTACAGATGAGGGAGAGGAAGTTCAGTCTTCATTTGATTTTGCCCTTATTCAGCCTCTTATAAAAGCGGTAAGGGCTTCTTTGGTCTTAGAGGACGAAAGCCAGGCCTCAACATCATCATCCTTTCTGCCATGTTCTAAGCCTAAAGGACAGACGTTTCCATTACATCAAGAAGTGATGGACCTAATCAAAGCGGAATGGGACATTCCATCAAAGCGCAGTAATATGCTAGCTAGAGGGAATAAGTTATATCCTTTTAAAGATGATGAGGTAAAGGACTTTAGTACCTTACCTAAAGTGGATGCTCCAGTTTTAAACATATCCAAAAGTACTTTATTACCCATTGAGGATCAAGCAACTTTGAAGGATCCAATGGATAAGCATCTGGAGTTAGACCTAAAAAGACTTTTTACCACAGCAGGAGAAAGTCTCAAGCCAGCAATTGCAAACCTCTCAGTAGCTAAAGCCTTGGAGGTGTGGTTGGCCAATGTAGATGTAGCCCTGAGAGAAGGTCGGGATAGAACAGAAATTCTGGAAGGCCTAAAGGAGTTAAAGCTGGGCTCGGCCTTTTTAGTTAATTCTTCAGTGGATCAGATCCGATTGGCTTCCAAAAGCTTGTCCTTATCTGTAGCCGCGAGAAGGGCCTTATGGCTTAGAGCCTGGGAGGCAGACTCAGCCTCTAAAGTGGCTCTATGTTCTCTACCGTTTCAAGGTCAAGTCTTATTTGGGAAAAAGATGGAGGATTTGATCTCTAAGGCATCGGGGGGCAAAAGTCAATTGCTTCCCCAGAAAAAGAAACGCcagatgggaaggccatctttcaGAGGGAAAGCCTCTCCTAGATCAAGATTTGTACCATATGATCGCAGGCCTTTTCGTGCGGGAAGAGAAACTTCGAAACAAGACAGCTGGAAGGCAGGTCAGTCAGGTTTCTTTCGCATGTCCAAAGGAAAGGCGGGAGAAAACAGCCGTAAACAATTATGA
- the cdt1.L gene encoding DNA replication factor Cdt1 (The RefSeq protein has 4 substitutions compared to this genomic sequence): MADMSQMRVTDFFSQSKRGTAAQNSKGRKVEAVLETRRAVTRSRAASVKAEEFLKAPCTPERASPTVSQCIGPSSKKRTRQDSDSEPLRTQQRQGKSARKKLKLPEGEHGGSVQQQLFSPCNKVALEHVTPSSLGKKIKDMVNVSLSPKFNELARNPTTPETKSPAKENLLELKSRLQRIQELAQKVNLPAASSEGKVTITDLKARLKRAQELDTKIRAKAEKTETQAIDLTEQPAQESEKAPAYQRFHNLAQDAAPGLTLPYKYKVLAEMFRSMDTIVGMLFNRSETITFSKVKQGVQDMMRKQFEQRNVGQIKTVYPNAYKYRQEKNIPTFKDGVKKTDYQLTIEPLVAEGDMLSGRPHLSASRLLERKQLFHRSLTSIVKQHHRVFLTSLNPPMLVPDDKLTRWHPRFNVDEVLDVTPAELPLPPQVERLTTAQEVLSKARGLITPKMEKALANLALKTAENAGETKNVSTEETKSTATTSTSTALKGVSQSLLERIRAKEAQKLQAIMTRRPQQEERLLMMSRLPELARILRNVFVAEKKPALTLEVTCSRVIASCRSSMSPGEMEKHLALLSEILPDWLSIHPVRKDTYYKLNQSMDLNLILERLAKKTKEEESL, translated from the exons ATGGCAGACATGTCGCAAATGCGAGTGACCGATTTTTTCTCTCAAAGCAAGCGGGGCACCGCTGCGCAGAACTCCAAGGGGCGGAAGGTAGAAGCCGTGTTGGAGACTCGCCGCGCTGTGACTCGCAGTAGGGCGGCCTCGGTTAAAGCCGAAGAGTTCCTGAAAGCCCCCTGTACCCCGGAACGCGCTTCTCCTACAGTGAGCCAGTGTATTGGGCCCAGCAGTAAGAAACGAACGCGCCAAGATTCGGACTCGGAACCGCTGCGGACTCAACAAAGACAGGGCAAGTCTGCGAGGAAAAAGCTAAAGCTTCCAGAGGGCGAACATGGAGGCTCAGTCCAACAGCAG ctttttagtcCATGCAACAAAGTGGCTTTGGAACATGTTACACCTAGTTCGCTGGGGAAGAAGATTAAGGACATGGTCAACGTATCCTTATCTCCAAAGTTCAACGAACTTGCAAGAAACCCAACTACACCAGAGACTAAG TCACCAGCAAAGGAAAATCTCCTGGAACTTAAGTCCCGTTTGCAGAGGATTCAGGAGCTGGCACAAAAAGTTAACCTTCCTGCTGCATCTTCAGAGGGCAAAGTCACCATCACTGATTTGAAAGCAAGGCTCAAGCATGCTCAAGAATTAGATACAAAGATCAGAGCAAAGGCAGAGAAAACAGAAACACAGGCCATTGATCTTACAGAGCAACCTGCCCAGGAAAG TGAAAAGGCCCCAGCCTATCAACGTTTTCATAATCTCGCTCAAGATGCAGCTCCAGGGCTGACTTTgccatataaatataaagtgcttgcaGAGATGTTCCGGAGTATGGACACCATTGTTGGAATGCTCTTTAACCGGTCAGAGACTATCACATTCTCCAAAGTGAAACAAGGAGTTCAAGACATGATGAGGAA GCAATTTGAACAACGTAACGTTGGTCAGATAAAGACTGTGTATCCAAATGCTTATAAATATAGACAGGAAAAGAACATACCGACCTTTAAGGATGgagtaaagaaaacagactatcAGCTTACTATAGAGCCTTTGGTCGCGGAAG GTGATATGTTAAGTGGACGTCCACATCTTTCAGCATCACGTTTGTTGGAGCGCAAGCAGCTGTTTCACAGAAGTCTTACCAGTATAGTCAAACAACATCACAGG GTTTTCCTGACATCCCTAAATCCTCCCATGCTTGTGCCAGATGACAAATTAACCCGATGGCATCCACGGTTTAATGTTGATGAGGTGCTTGATGTTACGCCTGCTGAACTTCCGTTGCCACCACAGGTGGAGAGGCTTACAACTGCTCAAGAGGTGTTGTCCAAAGCTAGAGGCTTGATTACACCAAAG ATGGAGAAGGCACTTGCAAACCTGGCTCTGAAAACAGCAGAGAATGCTGGGGAAACAAAAAATGTATCTACCGAGGAGACAAAATCCACAGCAACGACTTCCACATCAACTGCACTAAAAGGGGTTTCACAGTCTCTGCTAGAACGG ATACGTGCTAAAGAGGCTCAAAAGCTTCAAGCCATTATGACCCGCAGACCTCGGCAAGAAGAGCGTCTTCTCATGATGTCCAGGCTACCAGAACTGGCTAGAATCCTGCGCAATGTATTTGTGGCGGAAAAGAAGCCAGCCTTGACTTTGGAGGTCACTTGCAGCCGGGTTATAGCTAGCTGCCGTTCTTCCATGTCTCCAG GTGAGATGGAAAAACACCTTGCTTTGCTATCAGAGATCCTACCGGACTGGCTCAGCATTCATCTAGTCAGAAAGGATACTTACTATAAACTGAACAAATCTATGGACCTTAATCTTATCCTTGAACGACTAGCTAAGAAAACAAAGGAAGAAGAGTctctctag